From the genome of Schaalia dentiphila ATCC 17982, one region includes:
- a CDS encoding lipopolysaccharide biosynthesis protein codes for MMNAPARPARSGVLAQVLTLLGGTLLAQVIAFVAQIGIARLYTDTDLGYLGIFTSAATLGAAVAGARFDLSIVLPAPGDEASARSLAGLASRCVLVASALATLIAAAAWPWVSARYGSALAGWMLAVGVSILFLAQGQVCSYWLTRHRRFQVIASSSVVRALGIAVLQLVCGFVAGGGLGAAIGATIAGQGIAVAYLSWRARDARERQDTDPTLREVASRYRKMALVGVPNVVVDALRTSTIPMLIATYSVAALGQFNLAWLALQAPVALIAGALSQVYLPRLSDTPPGEMTRVALRVGGIALACSIPVFALLAWVSPAIFPFVFGARWEAAGYFARSLAPWLALTVATSPLSNVFVATYHQRRMLAFACVYCAAPLAWLACSPYGVETTVAVLGALMAVLLVGMLLMAVVTARAYDRGDVTRPVTA; via the coding sequence ATGATGAACGCACCTGCCCGCCCCGCCCGCTCGGGCGTCCTCGCGCAGGTGCTCACCCTCCTTGGCGGTACCCTCCTCGCTCAGGTTATCGCCTTCGTTGCTCAGATCGGCATCGCCCGCCTCTACACGGACACGGACCTGGGCTACCTGGGAATCTTTACCTCCGCCGCCACGCTCGGCGCGGCCGTCGCGGGCGCCCGCTTCGACCTCAGCATCGTCCTGCCCGCCCCCGGGGACGAGGCCTCGGCTCGGTCCCTGGCCGGCCTCGCTTCGCGCTGCGTGCTGGTCGCCTCCGCACTGGCCACCCTGATTGCGGCCGCCGCATGGCCGTGGGTGAGCGCGCGCTACGGAAGCGCGCTCGCGGGGTGGATGCTCGCCGTTGGGGTCTCCATCCTGTTCCTGGCGCAGGGGCAGGTGTGCTCCTACTGGCTGACTCGCCACCGGCGGTTCCAGGTGATTGCGAGCTCATCCGTGGTGCGTGCCCTTGGGATCGCGGTCCTGCAGCTGGTGTGCGGTTTCGTGGCTGGGGGCGGCCTGGGTGCAGCGATTGGGGCGACGATCGCGGGCCAGGGTATCGCCGTCGCCTACCTGTCGTGGCGCGCCCGCGACGCCCGCGAACGTCAGGACACCGATCCGACCCTTCGCGAGGTTGCCTCGCGCTACCGCAAGATGGCCCTCGTGGGTGTGCCCAACGTCGTCGTCGACGCGCTGCGCACGAGCACTATCCCGATGCTTATCGCCACGTATTCAGTGGCTGCGCTTGGCCAATTCAACTTGGCGTGGCTGGCACTGCAGGCCCCGGTCGCCCTCATCGCGGGGGCGCTGTCGCAGGTGTACCTGCCGCGCCTGTCGGACACCCCTCCCGGTGAGATGACCCGCGTCGCCCTGCGCGTCGGTGGCATTGCGTTGGCCTGCTCGATCCCGGTGTTCGCCCTGCTCGCGTGGGTGAGCCCTGCGATCTTCCCCTTCGTGTTCGGGGCGCGCTGGGAGGCGGCCGGGTACTTCGCGCGATCCCTGGCCCCCTGGCTGGCCCTCACGGTCGCGACCTCGCCGCTGTCGAACGTGTTCGTTGCGACTTACCACCAGCGCCGCATGCTGGCCTTTGCGTGCGTGTATTGCGCGGCACCGCTGGCGTGGCTCGCGTGTAGCCCCTATGGCGTGGAGACCACGGTTGCGGTGCTCGGAGCCCTCATGGCCGTTCTGCTGGTGGGGATGCTCCTCATGGCGGTCGTGACTGCACGCGCTTACGACCGGGGTGACGTCACGCGCCCAGTGACCGCGTGA
- a CDS encoding glycosyltransferase, with product MRVALTKGTLLVPPTYFALSHALAMPELDWRAFTLAARITDPTVTVPINEAAPRALGSPLPLRVTAQARGMGQMRRAITAWNPDVIHQHQATWSLPAVGAARETGVPLVVTLHGGDAYPRLGRGAGAAWNARNRTAAFEGASRLLAVSRYLADVTLGAGADPERLSVHYQGVDTHWWTSASNTTESREEPIVLFVGALSHLKGVDDLARASATLVGRRPHRLVLVGDGPLAPALRAHAPAHVTFTGRLDREGVRDWMRRTRVLVLPTKPTQGRQEAAGLVLLEAQACGVPVIAYRTGGTPEMIAPGASILSDERSPDALARSIDEALAWSEDERADRGAACRAWVTHERSLRGSADQLRAIYADVTR from the coding sequence ATGAGGGTCGCCCTGACGAAGGGAACCCTGCTGGTTCCTCCGACCTACTTCGCACTCTCGCACGCCCTCGCGATGCCGGAGCTCGATTGGCGGGCTTTCACACTCGCGGCGCGCATCACCGATCCGACCGTCACGGTCCCCATCAACGAGGCCGCTCCGCGCGCGCTCGGCAGTCCCCTCCCGCTTCGCGTGACCGCACAGGCACGAGGCATGGGACAGATGCGCCGCGCGATCACCGCCTGGAATCCGGACGTCATTCACCAGCACCAGGCGACCTGGTCCCTGCCGGCTGTGGGAGCTGCGCGGGAGACGGGGGTGCCCCTCGTGGTGACGCTCCACGGCGGGGACGCCTACCCGAGGCTCGGGCGCGGCGCGGGCGCCGCGTGGAACGCACGCAACCGCACGGCCGCCTTTGAGGGAGCGAGCCGGCTGCTGGCTGTCTCCCGTTACCTGGCAGACGTCACCTTAGGCGCGGGAGCAGATCCGGAGCGCCTGAGCGTGCACTATCAGGGCGTGGACACGCACTGGTGGACGTCTGCCTCGAACACAACAGAGTCGCGCGAGGAACCCATCGTCCTGTTCGTGGGCGCGCTCAGCCATCTCAAGGGGGTGGACGACCTGGCCCGGGCGTCCGCCACCCTCGTGGGGCGCCGCCCGCATCGCCTCGTCCTCGTGGGCGACGGGCCGCTGGCACCCGCACTGCGCGCGCACGCACCCGCCCACGTGACGTTCACGGGCCGACTGGATCGTGAGGGGGTGCGCGACTGGATGCGCCGCACCCGCGTCCTCGTCCTGCCCACGAAGCCGACGCAGGGGCGGCAGGAGGCTGCGGGACTCGTGCTGCTCGAAGCGCAGGCGTGCGGCGTTCCCGTCATCGCATATCGCACGGGCGGAACACCGGAGATGATCGCGCCCGGGGCCTCAATACTCTCGGATGAACGATCGCCGGACGCTCTCGCTCGCTCCATCGACGAGGCATTGGCTTGGTCCGAGGACGAACGCGCGGATCGCGGGGCGGCGTG